The Ooceraea biroi isolate clonal line C1 chromosome 3, Obir_v5.4, whole genome shotgun sequence genome contains the following window.
aaagtcgTAGCGAAAACATGGTGAAACCCTCACGAGTTTCAAAAGACTTGAATGAATTGAAGGCGGAAGCttttgtaaaatgtatgtGAATTTTTCGACCCTCTTTTTCCATGAGCACCAACATATCTCTTTAAAGTGTACAAAAAGTGTTTGGAAAAAGACTTAAATGTTTGTATGTTTCAGTACATTTTCCTTGTTATTAATCAATaagttaacatttttattcattaaaaattagaaatatcgGCATACGGATAAAATATCTCTGCAGTAGTAGTCCCAAAAAGCATATGgttgcaatataaaataatgtaaatgtaataaaaagtaaagatGATAGACTATGTAGAAATAATTCTGAAGCATCAGAATGATGGAGGCAAATTCTTCGCGTACCTAgagtttcatatttaaaatactaaCGAGATGTATGtgaattatgatataaaagacgtttattgtattttgtcaAAACTTTCGTTtctttaaaaaggaaaatcaatttgtaaaagagaaataaatgtagaatattttatataatatgctAAGATTGTAAGTAGAGTTGTACGAGTTGTGTGTTGGAAAACTagtaaagaatttataaagaCATATGGTTTTCTttcttgcaaaatttattcaatactatcctatatatatatatatatatatatatatatatatatatatatatataacattcaTTTATAATCTAAGCATAACGTTCTATTGATAAATATCAAGtcagaaacaaaaaataatcacgctaatttcttatattttgcGTCGTTGAAACGCGGTGAAAGTAGACTTTCTGCACAGAGCGTCTTACGAACTTTCATATCCTTCTGTATAAGTATACTTCCTTCAAGCTCGTCTCTACGTATTGATAAAATAGTAACTCGGCTGGTTCTCCCGATTAACATATGGCAAAATGTACAGATCCATTTTTGGAAAAATGGTTCATCCAGTTTTTGTGTTTCACGAGAAAAGCATGTAATGTTGCCCTATTTGTAAGGAGCAATACATAATGTATATCACACTTGCAATTAAAAGATACATATATGAAGCcttatttaaagtcgcattgTAATAGAGAAACTCCATCAGTTGAGATCTTAGGAAAAGAATGCTATTCTACTAAATGGTTCTTGAGagcaaatttaatattcgagACCATCATCTCTACATTTCTGTAATCtgcaattcaattaaatagtTCAGATGAAGTTTGTCTTGAGATATAGCTTGAAATTTGTTTTCCACAGTTTAATAATCTTGTCATATCAGCTGAACTTTGAATATTGAACAGAGAAAACTTGCGTATTACTCAAGTATGTTTCGGAAATAACTTGAGAGAGGATAAAGTGATcctattatacaatatattgaattagttcgaaatttatataattaataatattcccATTACACAATTATACGATGATTTGATGGATCTTTTTCTGAGACGTATGCAGATTGGATGAAAAgttatatttctaattaatataacacaACTGCAAACattctgaaaaatatcatttatattattgtgttaCGTTCTTTTCCGAATTGAGAAGCACTTCTTCAAAGtatctgaaaaaaatcttCCAATCCAACCAATTAAGTTCTCTGACTTTATGCTGTCATCTCGAATTAaacgatttttaaaaaaagattataatattatataaatattatatctctattcttgtataatatatttgtattcctGCAAGTAATATTGTGATGAATTGATGATTTGAAAGGAGTTTTTAAATTAGTACTTTGAATATTGTTCACAATTTATTGAATCTTTTGCCGATGCGCAATTTTTACAcacttgtatatttatattccaggatactgatgtatttcaaacatatctatctatatttatacattttcaaaattctattattataattttcaaaaacactaataaaaatttgatccATAACTTTAATTCATATACAGTTTCtaattataatgaattttctcttttaaacatacttttcaattttgaacAAGTGAAGAATgctgttttaattaataacaataatccgAATGCCAGATTTTCTGTGAGTAATCGCTATGTTTTTTCAGCCAAGCATAAATTCAGTTGATCTGTAATGAAACTATTGAACCGTCCGATTCTCAAAACATACAAGCCCCATACTGAAATATCTCACGTGATCTTGAGAGAAGTTTCAACTAACAATTATAAGCATGTATTTTAATGACGCATTTTCACGCTATTTCACAGTTTTCTACGTTTCCCTTTTTATTTGATGCAACAGAGTGAGTGTTGTACGCGTAACGCTAGATATTCTCTTGTTAAATTCTATACGACGACTTACGATTCAATATGCGGAATGTTCGgcacgaaatataaaaaaatatcgcacATACAGCTTTGGTGCCATGATTCAatgaagattattattaaatgttattattattgttacacaTATGATACTGAgacaatttgttttatatcaaAGAACCTGCAGTAGGTCTCGtacatattgtaaaaagtgaGTAAATGCTTAATGTCAGCGGGGATCCTCCGTGTGAGTCTCTTGGAAATTCAGCCACGATTGTTCAACTACAGTAGCCACTCTCTTTTCGTACTCTCGCTTGTTCTCTTGATACAATTGCGCTGCTAAAGAATTGGCTGGCGAGTTAGGATTCGGTTCATCCAAAAGCGactgtaacaaatattttatgaattcttTCAACAAATCCGATGGCatacaattttttacaaaGAAGTCGAACATGTGCACAAAAGCACACAAACAGGATCATGATAGGTTTGTGGAAAGCAAAAATACATCAGGTTGCATCAATTACCAGACTATAAAGTgaaattatgcatttattattattattatcattattatatatttatatatatgtatatatataatatatatatataagtgaaTTTATGTACTAAAGTACTATAATTCAATCGAAGTACAACTCGGCGCCGCCGATGGGACAGGATACTTCTTTCCGCacggaaaaaaaaatagaggaAACGAAGAAAAACAATGACGAAAAGCCAGATACTTTTTTATACTCTAACATTTAATATAGTGCTAATTTTTCGTGTATTCTctgatattgaaataaataaatacacacttttataataatttattattcaacatTGTAAAAATTCGATCTAACGTTGCACATTGTTGTGGTAGTTCGATAGAGCTCTCAGGAAGAAACATGCTAAGTTCGCTCTGTTTTTTTCCTTGCATTCTTTTCCCCTTTCTTTTAGCGTTAGCTCCTTAATAAGGCTGCACGTTCCTCTCCTCTGTATCTGATGGCTGTTGGTGGCTGATTGATGCCGCGACAGCAGCATCGCGTTAACGCCCGCGACTAATCCACAAAACTCTGCTCCACGCAAGCCTTCACTCGCTTCTCGTACTCGCGTCGGTTCTCTTTGTACAGTTGCGCTGCCATTGAGTTGGCAGGTGAATTCGGGTTCGGGTCACTTAACAGCGACTGCAACCATATAAGTCTTCATTATACTTCGaacgatataatttcattattctttcGAAACAAAATGCATGGCCGTAATTCTAAATGAACGTTGCGCAAAACATTGCACGACGATttgtctcttctttttctcaacTTCCTCTTGATCTTCTTCTTATCAATACGGAAAGAACGAAAGTACGTATCGGCGAGCAATTAAAAGTAGTAACATGTAAATGTAGAATTATGCATCTGTGTTACatagaaatctttttaaatcGCTATCATGTGATCAGACTTAGCTGAATTGCAACCGCTGTTAAGATAAAATGAATGATCCCTTCAGGCGTTTTCATCGTGTGACTAATGAgcaatgaaagaaattcacGACAGCGATGTTTTGAATGAATGAGAAACGTGTGAatgatatttttcgaaaaaagtcgatgataatgtatataaaaatatatatatacacaatttatgataaaataaatataaacaaatatgtGATATGAAATGCAGAAAGCAAActtgttacatattttacttcctcatattataaacatttattaattgccatgcaaaatatattagttTAACTATCATGATCCGATTTGTGAGCAATATTTGTCAAAATGTGACATATATTaactataaacaattaaattatgaaataaaactaTATCTACAACTGTTTATGTGTTTTgggtaaaataattaataacggaaGCAGCATTATTATGGCACTAAGGCACCAAGGCACTACTTCACTTGttcaaaaacatttattatattaaaatgtcatGTTTTGCAGGACTGAGTTTCCAGCTGACGAGATAAACTAGTGTGAAAAACGTTTTGTAGTAAAAAAAGGGACGATACATACCTGTATAGATGTTAAAATGGCTGAGACATCATAAGTGGGGCTCCAGCGGTTTTGAAGTATGTCAAGACAAATTCCACCGTCCGCGTACACGTTAGGATGGAACATCTTACTAACAAATCTGACTGTCGGTGGTTTATTTGGATATTCTTCTGTGAACTCTATTGTAAGTTTAAAAGTGCCATCCTCAAATGGAGTATCGTGTGGTCTGGAATACACATAAACATTGTTTTACAAAAGGTCACACGTTATCCTACATGTAAGCTCTTacagagaattttatttttaatttaaaaataattaacaatacaCACAAGTTTTACGAAATAAGATTATAAAAGATTCTTTAGCTGTAGGTGTGTGTTTGTAATTCatgttaatgttttttttcttgaatcATGATAAATCAATCATAATTGTCTTACCCAAATATAACTGCATTCcatatcataatattattgtcTGTCGGAGCACCAGACACTCCAGTTGGAGGATCTTCCTGTAATCTTtatgaaaataacaatttttaaaactttgtaatttgaaatgaCACAAGACTATCTATCTATTCTTTTCACATGCAAATATTTGTATCAAAaagaatatcaaaaataatatgtgATCTTTTTGCATGATATTTACAGTCACATTTTGAATACGCATGAGTATTGTTACAGTATAAATACTGTATGGTATTATTCGTAGTAGCAGAATTGCTCATTACGAAACCTGACGCATCATTTTTTAAGCAATCAGCTCGGTCAACATAATACATTTGTATGAAAAGATTGCAATTCATTCTCAGCACCATTGATTCTATCGCTTTAAGAGTGCGACTTTCTGGAGATCGCTAAATTTGGCAGAACAGAAGCCATACAGTCGCGAAATCGTTTGAGACGTAACTCCGAGACCCGCTTATCtaatcttaatattattaagaaaagtgAATAAAGATGAATCATTATTTCAGGTGACCTAATGTCATCATGACCGAATCGCTGGATTGTTCTAGAAACGAATGGACGAACGAAGCGCGCGGCTCCCGAGGATGCCCGAGAGGCATCACTTTTGTTTTTCGGGCCGACGACGGGGGAGAAAAAGGTTGTCAGCGAGATGCAAAATACGAGCGGCGGAGGACTGAGCGCGTAGAGAGAACGCGCTCGCGATTGacactcgctcgcgcgaaagtCGCGAAAAATCCCGAGCGGTGCCGGGATCGAATCGGGGCGCACCAGGAGCCGCTGCGCTTGCAATGGCCGTTACGTCGAGAGCGCGATCGAACGTCGAGCTGACGGAGCGTACGGCTTCAGCGCGATCAACGCTGTGACAATGGCCAAGTACCTCTTGAAGTCTCTCATCAGTCTCCTCCTCGCAGGGGTGGACATCCCTCACGAATGGGCTCGCCGCTGATTCTCGGatgcgatgacgatgatggaTCACGCGAGaggcgctcgctcgctctcttcctctctctctctctctctctttctttcttgctgTCTCTCTGTACgtacgcgtgcgcgcgtatgtgtggGTTGGTGCACGTATTTATGCGCACCACCGATGACGGTGATCGCCTTTCCTCCTCCGCGCGTCTTTCCCGTAACGGGCTCCGAACTCTCGAAGTGAAATCACGGCACCCACTCGCGGATCTGTACCCGCGCGAGCATACGCGTAAGTGTAGCAGCACCCGAGAACATTCGGCGTATGTACAATacacagcgcgcgcgcgcgcgcgctgcctTCTCGCACACGGacgcactcacgcacgcacgcacgcacacacgatGAGCCGAGGGTTATTTCTTACGAGGGGTCCGGATCTGTGCGTGCGACGTCGGGATGTCTCCCGACAACCGAGCCGAGAGCAGGAGGgggagaaaggagaaagaaagagatgcaGCTAGAGTGAGAGAACGCGAGAGTCCGTTGTTCCTGTCCTGCCTCGTCCTTTATTCGCGAAGGTCGCCTTGTTTTCAATTCGCAATACCGTTATGGGGACGCACTAATTCGGTCCCACCCCAAGTACGGCTGCACAACGACAAtaataacgacgacgacaacgacacgatacgatacgatacgacacgatacgatacgacACGACAGCGGTCGCTTGTCCCTGTTCGACCACTTCGACCGTCTCGATTGAGCGTGCGTACTTGCGTTAGCCCGGACTTGaaactcgctctctcgttgaAGGAGCCCTCCGTCACGTCGCCTACGATCGACGACGAGAAAATAATCTCACCGACTGCTGCCAGACTATTCGCTCGACAGCTGGACGGCGCACGGTGGGGATGGGATGCGGAATGGGCTGTCTCCACGCGTGACGTCACCGAATCGAGTGCAGCCGCGTCAGCCAATCAATCTCCCGCTTCTCCGGAAACAATGGATACGTAACGGGCGAGCGATTGGCTAGGTAGTTCTCCGGAAACGTGTCTATATCGTTAAATATCCGCCAAAATAGAACAACCGCATATGTCATTAGGTAAATAATACAGGCATTATTTCCGCGACATTTGTGTGTCCGTAGCATCTATAGCGTTCACCGAGTGCGCATTGGTCCAACATTTTCGGCTTGAATTCGTGCCTGAATATTCGTAATGcagggcatctatcacgtaacttttcccctaggatggaaaatgaaaactgaaaatttcttcatctcagtagcaaatcataacgtaaaagttcacgcaaaattttcatttttcatcctaggggaaaagttacgtgatagatgcccaaACGTAAAAGCacgtgaaattttcatttttcatcctaggggaaaagttacgtgatagatgcccaaACGTAAAAGTCacgtgaaattttcatttttcatcctagggaaaaagttacgtgataaaTGCCCAGATTAGTACTCGACAATTTCGTCAACAtttaaggccggtattcatattCGTCCGTTCTTATATTTATCAGCCAATCAGAGAGctgtattattatctaaaagGTATCTTAACTATCTTAGAGATAGTTCAGTATACAAGAATGGACTTTGAATACCGCTCTTATTTAGATTCAGACTTCATGATCATTCTTCGTGTTTTGCGAATTTTAGACCGATAATCTAAACGATATGGATTTTCGTAGGGAAACAATCTTTATTTTGCAGTTTACCtcgtacaaaaaatatttcgctcgaaaatatgcaatatgaataaatgtgtGGTCATTTCGATTACTCCACAAATGTAACCGGCTAAAACTGCAACATACAAAATTTGGCGGAGTTCGATCTTTATTTAACGGTGATACATGAGTTCGACGACGGAAATGACAAATAATGTTACACATTATGACACGACGAGTTTTTATATCGGTTTAGGATTAGCAATTAGCTCCAGCGGTTTCATAGGTTAGTAACATCATATGaactgatttatttattaaaaaattaaagacatatttatcatattaatcACACTGTGCTCCATTATTACTAGTACTCATTATGTCTTTGTTCAAAGAgggcaaaatattttattcatattggTAGTAAATAAGAAACACAAAGTAGCATTTAtggagagaaataaattattgttataagttattgttttattattcagGCGCCAGTttcattataaagaaaaaagctCTGATTCAACTTCAGAGGTATGGTGGATTACGTGCATCATCCGGTGGTTTCGGCTACTTAAAAGAATGGATATGGTGGGCTGGTCTGCTGtctagtatgtataaaattcaaaACATTTAGATACAACAAGAAAGCTACTAAATGATCTTTACAGTCACATAAAACTAACGAATCTTTCAGTGGGAATAGGGGAAGCGGCAAACTTCGTCGCATACGCATTTGCACCAGCGTCACTCGTGACACCTTTGGGTGCACTGAGTGTTCTGGTATCGGCAGTATTAGCATCCAAATATCTCAATGAGAAACTAAATTTGTTGGGAAAGGTAAGGTAGAGTCTTAAGTAAAAAggtgtattaaataaatataaaaataataaataaaaatatcaatattcaCATTTACCATTACGGTATAATTTGTGACTTCAACGCTGCAACTTGTCTTTTAGATGGGCTGTCTATTATGCATCCTAGGTTCTACCATAATAGTATTACACTCgccgaaagaagaagaagtcgGCAGCCTGAGCGAACTAATCGTCAAAGTGAGGGAACCTGGCTACGTGTCGTACGTCCTGATCGTTATCATATGTACCCTGTCGATCATATTCCATTTCGGTCCGGCATACGGCAAGCAAAATATCTTCGTGTACATCTGTCTGTGCTCGTCCGTTGGCTCTCTGACCGTCATGAGCTGCAAGGGCTTGGGACTGGCGCTGAAGGAGACGATTTCCGGCAAAGAGAACGCATTTGCGAACTGGTTAACGTGGGTCTTCATATTTAGCGTGATACTTTGTATCATGGTGCAAATGAATTATCTGAACAAGTCGCTCGATCTGTTCGACACGTCGGTCGTGACGCCGATCTATTATGTTTGCTTCACGACGCTGGTGATAGTGGCGTCCGCGATCCTGTTCCGGGAATGGCAGAAAATGAGCGCGGAGGACACGCTGGGCGCCTCCTGCGGTTTTCTCGTTATCATAATCGCTATATTCCTGCTGAACGCTTTCAAGGAAATTGATATACATTACGGCAACATCAAGCACATGTTGCGACCGAAAAGAGAAATACTCTCGAATTACAATTCAAGATGGGAGGATCAAGAGAGAGCGACGAACAGAGTGGAGTCGCAACACTTGTTAAATCATACTTACAATCCTGATCTCACTAGAACAATCTGAGATTGAGTTTTCATTAGGGATACATACTGCGCAACACAATGTGTTGCGTCTCACAATTTTGTATAGTGATCAGAACTGTTaaatagataatttattttcctcgtttccaacaaataatgtatatatatcccagcaaacacaaaatataactattatataacacagaagtaacacgtaatataacaattgttatatgttattaatgttgaggttgcataatttactttgtaactgcaatataaaactgcgttataaaactgttatattgctctgttatacattggttataataatataacagtaatataactgaaatatgcgatattatataactgtaatatttgcatattatgtctatgttatatatcatttttaacattcagatgtcgagttgtccggtagatggcttcgtttctcgcatgcaaaatataatacaaaatatatataggaacggtgatcacggtagggcacaacttgtatcgtaaatccatttctacgatgaagtggtacatttttgaacgaataacaaataagaggaaagtacgaacttgtacataacgtttaggaaaattaattaaacatgcacctgtagttgtagagagaggaagaaagaataaataatatatattccatttatataacatttaaataacattttaataacacgttatattattgttatattactgcaatttcgtatgagtgggaaattacaactaacatatacattacatgtaacgaacatgttatattgcgtgttacattctgttatattgtGGCAATATCACtgttatatgactgtgtttgctgggatatATACCTTATGTACGtacgttttatattatttacgagAGCAATAAAGGTGCAATGCTTACGATATGTCACGAACggttaatttacatattaatgtGCACAATGACGTAAGGTgctttaaaacttttttcttttatttaaaaaaaggataaaaagtaTTCTGAAACATCTAAAATGTCAACTGGATCGTCACCTTagtaaaacatatttaaaaaaaattattcctcataaatgttttatcgatcgatcgtacTAGTATGCAAGTATGTACACTTGTGCAACTCCTATTATTCGATTTATCCATTCGTTCGAGGAAACGAATCTAATTTGCATTTACGTTGAACGATGACCAGTCGCAATACAAAGTCGCACAAGCACAAGTCACTGGACTCTCATCTCATATCAGATAACGCGGGATGATCACGTGATCGATCTGATACTGCGTGTGGATTCGCTGCTGGTCGGTCCGCCCGTACAGAATGGCGTTCAATTTAGCCGCTTTTTCCTACATCGTCGCGTTAATTGGCGACGCGTTCCTAATATTTTTCGCGATATTTCACGTACGTATTTTCCACGTGACACGTCTACACGCGGTAGTTGAGCGATAACGAGCGCGGCGATGCGCGTTCGCGCACCGAGCAACGCGTATAACCTTGCGAGTGGTAATACGGATGCGGGCGATGTTACTAATGTGTCAAATCTTTCAGGTGATCACGTTTGATGAGTTAAAGACTGGATACAAAAATCCGATTGACCAGTGTAACAACTTGAATCCGGTAAGGCTCGATGCAGGAATACTGATACTGCTAATAAGATATTGTGATGCACACAGTGTCACGAAATGACAAATCCTGATTTCAGTTGGTCCTTCCGGAGTACATACTACACATCgcgatcaattttttatttctaatcagCGAGCAGTACTTCTCGCTGTTTATCAACGTGCCGTTGATAGCGTATCACGTATGGCGATACATGAACAGACCGCTAATGACAGAGTCAGGGTTGTACGACCCGACAAGCATAATGAACGCGTACGACTTGTCCATGTACCAAAGAGAGGGATGGGTTAAATTAGCTTTCTACCTTATTTCGTTTTTCTACTACTTATATGGGTGAGCTATTTACCATCGTCTTTTAAGTGAAGTCTTTTAATGAAGGTAACGCTGACCTGTTAAATCTTGTGTTTCAGAATGATCAGCTCGCTGATCAATTAAGGAGGGCGTGACTGTTGAAATCGACGAGGATTTTCTAGTTTTCCGGTGACATCATTTACAAGTTTAGAGGGGAACGAGGTATAAGCGGCATTTTTCAATTAACttattgtaatataacttttgtaataatacatgatataagagagatggagagagaaagagaacagagAGAGATCTCTTTAATGCTAGGTAATTCTTATAAAAGCAGATGATATGAGATATTCCCTGGAGGATGTGTATGATACActtaaagcaaaatattatttgttcttaCGCAGGTAACGATGTCAGAGAATAGTGTCAAATgtgaataaaacatatttgatTTTCGTTTGAGCATatcgtgtatatgtataagaacaagaaagagatataaatataattataacaaacttGAAAAACAAATTACAATCTTAAGTTGCTTCAAATTCTTCCACAGATATGTTATGAGAAAagtcttatttttatttaataattataaaagatatgtatttaagatataagtagaaaattttttaacaaaaaatggTACAAGtgtttcagaaaatttagaaaattttagaatcatatcttttttaactatattacaattacatatattcaacgatcaagataatttttcccatcttttatatgaaaatagtttaaacaaaattgtaaattgtttttctagtcttattatttatgtagttTTTTTCTCATcacaaacaaaaacaaaattattaatttacaattgaaGTACTTAGTAGATGTTACAACTTTCATgccaaatatttttaatgaagatATGTATACACGATATGGCAAATGGGATTTCATGGAATAAAATCATTCTAAAACCATTAGctaaattacatattaaatccCTGTTCTATAAGACGTGAAACGTCTCGACAGACCTGCTAGTGTGAGCATCGCCTTCCGAAACGTTTTAACCTTTAACGTTAAACCTACACGTTATTctaaactaataaaaattttaaatattaaagtgacacttgtttaataaaatatgttaaaagtATCATGAAAAATTGCTCTCAAATCATAGACACAGATTGCAACACAGTCAGATACTGCGTCATGTAATTAAACAGGGGTATAATAAAGGGGTATAATccggataaaataaaggaatataatgaagcttttagaagtggctttagaagcgtaataaaagagaaaagtatatgtgaaactcatgtatgtatgtaagaCAAGATACAATGTATGTATAGGTACAAGATTTTCACgtatacttttctcttttattacgcttctaaagtcacttctaaaagcttcattatattcctttattttatcccgagtggtggccgctgcaattttgtgcgtacaaattgtcaaatttttgtaaaaagcattttattgtgcaaatattgtgcgacgatggcagcaccatcgcgaagaagctatctaaaatacatctttgtaGTGTGCTACGCTACCGCTCCGCGTTACGCGAAATGCTCCGCGCCCCGCGGCGCTACGCCACTGCCGCCGACGTGACGTCACACCCCCACCACGACCACCGAGTGGGGGTATATAAGCCGCGCCGAGCATCCAGTCTTTCCTAGTCGGGCGCTCCCGGCTCCAGTTCGCCGTACGGCCGACGTAAGCGCTTACGTCGCGTTCTCTGCCATCAGCCTAACCTAAATATGCATACGGATTACGGTTCGTGTCGATCACGTGTCGGTTGATTTGATTCTTTCCTTATAATTACTGCACAAGTAGCACCtccgacccatttttcataaatgtctTCAAAAAGAAGAATCCGTATGCATATTTAGGTTAGGGCCAGCGCACGTACCCTGCGCGGCCGACATGTACTGACAGGTTTGTCGCGTCAACGCACGATGGCTTGCGCGTCGCGTAAAGTGCTACGGCAATGTACGCGCGCTGGCCCTAACCTAAATATGCGCAAAAATGCGGGGCGAGAAAAGGTTAACCTCCAAAATTCGCCGTCAAAACTTTATCTTGGTGTTCGAGTTACGTACGAGAGGTTAGGTTTGACGTCGCGGTATCGTCCGGTGCGCctaatgaagagagagagagttgccGTCCTGGAGGTACGTCGTTGCTCGTCGTTCGCGGCAGGACGGGTTATCCGTCGACGTAAACCTGACACGTACGATCCACGAAGATACTTCAAGTCGCGCGATCGTTCTCGTTCGCGGCGCGAACCTGCGAATATCACGTCGGCACCTGCCAGGTACGTTCCCTTCTGCGAATCACTATGAGCTAAGGCCCTAAGTAGATTAAAAGCGATTAACGCGTATCCTTGGACTGATAGCACATCGCGCCGAACACGTCGCCAGTGTCACTGGATGCTCCAATCTTGCGGCGAGGA
Protein-coding sequences here:
- the LOC105281416 gene encoding ubiquitin-conjugating enzyme E2-17 kDa isoform X1, whose translation is MSTPARRRLMRDFKRLQEDPPTGVSGAPTDNNIMIWNAVIFGPHDTPFEDGTFKLTIEFTEEYPNKPPTVRFVSKMFHPNVYADGGICLDILQNRWSPTYDVSAILTSIQSLLDEPNPNSPANSLAAQLYQENKREYEKRVATVVEQSWLNFQETHTEDPR
- the LOC105281417 gene encoding protein cornichon, with the translated sequence MAFNLAAFSYIVALIGDAFLIFFAIFHVITFDELKTGYKNPIDQCNNLNPLVLPEYILHIAINFLFLISEQYFSLFINVPLIAYHVWRYMNRPLMTESGLYDPTSIMNAYDLSMYQREGWVKLAFYLISFFYYLYGMISSLIN
- the LOC105281418 gene encoding magnesium transporter NIPA2, whose product is MSSTTEMTNNVTHYDTTSFYIGLGLAISSSGFIGASFIIKKKALIQLQRYGGLRASSGGFGYLKEWIWWAGLLSMGIGEAANFVAYAFAPASLVTPLGALSVLVSAVLASKYLNEKLNLLGKMGCLLCILGSTIIVLHSPKEEEVGSLSELIVKVREPGYVSYVLIVIICTLSIIFHFGPAYGKQNIFVYICLCSSVGSLTVMSCKGLGLALKETISGKENAFANWLTWVFIFSVILCIMVQMNYLNKSLDLFDTSVVTPIYYVCFTTLVIVASAILFREWQKMSAEDTLGASCGFLVIIIAIFLLNAFKEIDIHYGNIKHMLRPKREILSNYNSRWEDQERATNRVESQHLLNHTYNPDLTRTI
- the LOC105281416 gene encoding ubiquitin-conjugating enzyme E2 A isoform X3, whose protein sequence is MIWNAVIFGPHDTPFEDGTFKLTIEFTEEYPNKPPTVRFVSKMFHPNVYADGGICLDILQNRWSPTYDVSAILTSIQSLLDEPNPNSPANSLAAQLYQENKREYEKRVATVVEQSWLNFQETHTEDPR
- the LOC105281416 gene encoding ubiquitin-conjugating enzyme E2-17 kDa isoform X2, yielding MSTPARRRLMRDFKRLQEDPPTGVSGAPTDNNIMIWNAVIFGPHDTPFEDGTFKLTIEFTEEYPNKPPTVRFVSKMFHPNVYADGGICLDILQNRWSPTYDVSAILTSIQSLLSDPNPNSPANSMAAQLYKENRREYEKRVKACVEQSFVD